From the genome of Xiphophorus couchianus chromosome 6, X_couchianus-1.0, whole genome shotgun sequence, one region includes:
- the ranbp3b gene encoding ran-binding protein 3b isoform X2, translating into MADLANEDKPAIAPPVFVFQKDKAQKRSAEGSSAEDGEDSDKDEGSYCPPVKRERTSSFPPPHSVPKNNVFMPSSFCQSPTGNSDSEPEEKPMGFRLKPPTLIHGQAPSSGVPSQKPKEQQRSVLRPAVLQAPASKSHLESNSTCGTNGVKKSPEGSLVSQSFFLNNKEHSTTPAKSLKHENEEDGANGNKDGGRRDKKDSDIPTSFVFGQNIKDRAKLDENSTEDNSKDAAQLDSQTEGTNYFLQYISTPSSKNATNSTDGGAKFVFGQNMSERVLSPPKGEASNEENKEVTVAPASEPSSQETTPEKANSVSESLAESAAAYTKATAKKCILEKVDVKTGEESESNVLQMQCKLYVFEKTAQSWIERGRGLLRLNDMASTDDGTLQSRLVMRTQGSLRLILNTKLWPQMQVDKASEKSVRITAMDTEDQGVKVFLISGSSKDIGQLAAALHHRILALKSRAEQETETPATSIPEAEVPQSNEDDSDEEDKGSASAAASTPATSNSDGGENQAAGST; encoded by the exons ATGGCGGACTTGGCAAACGAAG ACAAGCCTGCCATTGCAcctcctgtgtttgttttccaaaaagatAAAGCACAGAAG CGGTCTGCAGAAGGCTCAAGTGCAGAAGATGGCGAGG ATTCAGATAAAGATGAGGGAAGCTATTGCCCCCCTGTGAAAAGGGAACGGACCTCATCATTCCCACCCCCTCATTCTG TTCCCAAGAACAATGTATTCATGCCCTCAAGTTTCTGCCAGTCTCCAACTGGGAACTCTGATTCTGAGCCAG AGGAGAAACCTATGGGGTTCCGTTTAAAGCCACCGACTCTCATACATGGGCAAGCACCGAGCTCTG GCGTCCCGAGTCAAAAACCCAAGGAACAGCAGCGCAGTGTCCTTCGCCCAGCAGTTCTCCAGGCACCAGCCTCCAAATCACATTTAGAGTCCA ATTCCACTTGTGGAACGAACGGTGTGAAAAAGTCGCCAGAAGGATCACTGGTGAGCCAGTCCTTCTTCCTGAACAACAAAGAGCACTCGACTACACCAGCCAAGTCACTG aaacatgaaaatgaggAGGATGGAGCAAATGGCAACAAAGATGGGGGCAGAAGAGACAAGAAAGATTCTGATATCCCTACGTCTTTTGTGTTTGGTCAAAATATCAAAGACAGAGCAAAG ttgGATGAGAATAGCACAGAAGACAACTCAAAAGACGCGGCGCAACTGGACTCTCAAACAGAGGGCACTAATTATTTCTTACAGTACATCTCTACCCCAAG ttCAAAAAATGCCACAAACAGTACAGACGGTGGAGCAAAGTTTGTCTTTGGGCAGAATATGTCTGAAAGAGTTCTG agtCCTCCAAAAGGTGAGGCCTCAAACGAGGAAAATAAAGAAGTTACAGTTGCTCCTGCTTCAGAGCCCTCATCACAGGAAACGACCCCAGAGAAGG CAAACAGTGTGTCAGAGTCTTTGGCAGAATCTGCAGCAGCTTACACCAAAGCCACAGCCAAGAAGTGCATCTTAGAGAAGGTCGATGTGAAAACCGGGGAGGAGTCGGAAAGCAATGTTTTACAG ATGCAGTGCAAGTTGTATGTCTTTGAGAAGACAGCTCAGTCGTGGATAGAGAGAGGTCGAGGATTGCTCAGACTCAATGACATGGCTTCTACTGACGACGGCACGCTACAGTCTCGTCTTG TGATGAGGACGCAGGGCAGTCTGCGGTTGATCCTCAACACAAAACTTTGGCCCCAGATGCAGGTGGACAAGGCCAGTGAGAAGAGTGTGCGAATCACTGCCATGGACACAGAGGACCAGGGGGTCAAGGTCTTCTTAATATCA ggTAGCTCGAAAGACATAGGTCAGCTGGCTGCAGCGTTACATCATCGTATTTTAGCTCTGAAGAGCAGGGCGGAGCAGGAAACGGAGACCCCGGCGACAAGTATCCCTGAAGCTGAGGTGCCGCAGTCCAACGAGGACGACAGCGACGAGGAAGACAAGGGTTCTGCCTCCGCTGCAGCCTCCACTCCTGCTACAA GTAATTCAGATGGAGGTGAGAACCAGGCAGCAGGAAGCACATAG
- the ranbp3b gene encoding ran-binding protein 3b isoform X3, which produces MADLANEDKAQKRSAEGSSAEDGEDSDKDEGSYCPPVKRERTSSFPPPHSVPKNNVFMPSSFCQSPTGNSDSEPEEKPMGFRLKPPTLIHGQAPSSGVPSQKPKEQQRSVLRPAVLQAPASKSHLESNSTCGTNGVKKSPEGSLVSQSFFLNNKEHSTTPAKSLKHENEEDGANGNKDGGRRDKKDSDIPTSFVFGQNIKDRAKLDENSTEDNSKDAAQLDSQTEGTNYFLQYISTPSSKNATNSTDGGAKFVFGQNMSERVLSPPKGEASNEENKEVTVAPASEPSSQETTPEKANSVSESLAESAAAYTKATAKKCILEKVDVKTGEESESNVLQMQCKLYVFEKTAQSWIERGRGLLRLNDMASTDDGTLQSRLVMRTQGSLRLILNTKLWPQMQVDKASEKSVRITAMDTEDQGVKVFLISGSSKDIGQLAAALHHRILALKSRAEQETETPATSIPEAEVPQSNEDDSDEEDKGSASAAASTPATSNSDGGENQAAGST; this is translated from the exons ATGGCGGACTTGGCAAACGAAG atAAAGCACAGAAG CGGTCTGCAGAAGGCTCAAGTGCAGAAGATGGCGAGG ATTCAGATAAAGATGAGGGAAGCTATTGCCCCCCTGTGAAAAGGGAACGGACCTCATCATTCCCACCCCCTCATTCTG TTCCCAAGAACAATGTATTCATGCCCTCAAGTTTCTGCCAGTCTCCAACTGGGAACTCTGATTCTGAGCCAG AGGAGAAACCTATGGGGTTCCGTTTAAAGCCACCGACTCTCATACATGGGCAAGCACCGAGCTCTG GCGTCCCGAGTCAAAAACCCAAGGAACAGCAGCGCAGTGTCCTTCGCCCAGCAGTTCTCCAGGCACCAGCCTCCAAATCACATTTAGAGTCCA ATTCCACTTGTGGAACGAACGGTGTGAAAAAGTCGCCAGAAGGATCACTGGTGAGCCAGTCCTTCTTCCTGAACAACAAAGAGCACTCGACTACACCAGCCAAGTCACTG aaacatgaaaatgaggAGGATGGAGCAAATGGCAACAAAGATGGGGGCAGAAGAGACAAGAAAGATTCTGATATCCCTACGTCTTTTGTGTTTGGTCAAAATATCAAAGACAGAGCAAAG ttgGATGAGAATAGCACAGAAGACAACTCAAAAGACGCGGCGCAACTGGACTCTCAAACAGAGGGCACTAATTATTTCTTACAGTACATCTCTACCCCAAG ttCAAAAAATGCCACAAACAGTACAGACGGTGGAGCAAAGTTTGTCTTTGGGCAGAATATGTCTGAAAGAGTTCTG agtCCTCCAAAAGGTGAGGCCTCAAACGAGGAAAATAAAGAAGTTACAGTTGCTCCTGCTTCAGAGCCCTCATCACAGGAAACGACCCCAGAGAAGG CAAACAGTGTGTCAGAGTCTTTGGCAGAATCTGCAGCAGCTTACACCAAAGCCACAGCCAAGAAGTGCATCTTAGAGAAGGTCGATGTGAAAACCGGGGAGGAGTCGGAAAGCAATGTTTTACAG ATGCAGTGCAAGTTGTATGTCTTTGAGAAGACAGCTCAGTCGTGGATAGAGAGAGGTCGAGGATTGCTCAGACTCAATGACATGGCTTCTACTGACGACGGCACGCTACAGTCTCGTCTTG TGATGAGGACGCAGGGCAGTCTGCGGTTGATCCTCAACACAAAACTTTGGCCCCAGATGCAGGTGGACAAGGCCAGTGAGAAGAGTGTGCGAATCACTGCCATGGACACAGAGGACCAGGGGGTCAAGGTCTTCTTAATATCA ggTAGCTCGAAAGACATAGGTCAGCTGGCTGCAGCGTTACATCATCGTATTTTAGCTCTGAAGAGCAGGGCGGAGCAGGAAACGGAGACCCCGGCGACAAGTATCCCTGAAGCTGAGGTGCCGCAGTCCAACGAGGACGACAGCGACGAGGAAGACAAGGGTTCTGCCTCCGCTGCAGCCTCCACTCCTGCTACAA GTAATTCAGATGGAGGTGAGAACCAGGCAGCAGGAAGCACATAG
- the ranbp3b gene encoding ran-binding protein 3b isoform X1, protein MTSLHLFLTDKPAIAPPVFVFQKDKAQKRSAEGSSAEDGEDSDKDEGSYCPPVKRERTSSFPPPHSVPKNNVFMPSSFCQSPTGNSDSEPEEKPMGFRLKPPTLIHGQAPSSGVPSQKPKEQQRSVLRPAVLQAPASKSHLESNSTCGTNGVKKSPEGSLVSQSFFLNNKEHSTTPAKSLKHENEEDGANGNKDGGRRDKKDSDIPTSFVFGQNIKDRAKLDENSTEDNSKDAAQLDSQTEGTNYFLQYISTPSSKNATNSTDGGAKFVFGQNMSERVLSPPKGEASNEENKEVTVAPASEPSSQETTPEKANSVSESLAESAAAYTKATAKKCILEKVDVKTGEESESNVLQMQCKLYVFEKTAQSWIERGRGLLRLNDMASTDDGTLQSRLVMRTQGSLRLILNTKLWPQMQVDKASEKSVRITAMDTEDQGVKVFLISGSSKDIGQLAAALHHRILALKSRAEQETETPATSIPEAEVPQSNEDDSDEEDKGSASAAASTPATSNSDGGENQAAGST, encoded by the exons ATGACCAGCCTACATCTTTTCTTAACAGACAAGCCTGCCATTGCAcctcctgtgtttgttttccaaaaagatAAAGCACAGAAG CGGTCTGCAGAAGGCTCAAGTGCAGAAGATGGCGAGG ATTCAGATAAAGATGAGGGAAGCTATTGCCCCCCTGTGAAAAGGGAACGGACCTCATCATTCCCACCCCCTCATTCTG TTCCCAAGAACAATGTATTCATGCCCTCAAGTTTCTGCCAGTCTCCAACTGGGAACTCTGATTCTGAGCCAG AGGAGAAACCTATGGGGTTCCGTTTAAAGCCACCGACTCTCATACATGGGCAAGCACCGAGCTCTG GCGTCCCGAGTCAAAAACCCAAGGAACAGCAGCGCAGTGTCCTTCGCCCAGCAGTTCTCCAGGCACCAGCCTCCAAATCACATTTAGAGTCCA ATTCCACTTGTGGAACGAACGGTGTGAAAAAGTCGCCAGAAGGATCACTGGTGAGCCAGTCCTTCTTCCTGAACAACAAAGAGCACTCGACTACACCAGCCAAGTCACTG aaacatgaaaatgaggAGGATGGAGCAAATGGCAACAAAGATGGGGGCAGAAGAGACAAGAAAGATTCTGATATCCCTACGTCTTTTGTGTTTGGTCAAAATATCAAAGACAGAGCAAAG ttgGATGAGAATAGCACAGAAGACAACTCAAAAGACGCGGCGCAACTGGACTCTCAAACAGAGGGCACTAATTATTTCTTACAGTACATCTCTACCCCAAG ttCAAAAAATGCCACAAACAGTACAGACGGTGGAGCAAAGTTTGTCTTTGGGCAGAATATGTCTGAAAGAGTTCTG agtCCTCCAAAAGGTGAGGCCTCAAACGAGGAAAATAAAGAAGTTACAGTTGCTCCTGCTTCAGAGCCCTCATCACAGGAAACGACCCCAGAGAAGG CAAACAGTGTGTCAGAGTCTTTGGCAGAATCTGCAGCAGCTTACACCAAAGCCACAGCCAAGAAGTGCATCTTAGAGAAGGTCGATGTGAAAACCGGGGAGGAGTCGGAAAGCAATGTTTTACAG ATGCAGTGCAAGTTGTATGTCTTTGAGAAGACAGCTCAGTCGTGGATAGAGAGAGGTCGAGGATTGCTCAGACTCAATGACATGGCTTCTACTGACGACGGCACGCTACAGTCTCGTCTTG TGATGAGGACGCAGGGCAGTCTGCGGTTGATCCTCAACACAAAACTTTGGCCCCAGATGCAGGTGGACAAGGCCAGTGAGAAGAGTGTGCGAATCACTGCCATGGACACAGAGGACCAGGGGGTCAAGGTCTTCTTAATATCA ggTAGCTCGAAAGACATAGGTCAGCTGGCTGCAGCGTTACATCATCGTATTTTAGCTCTGAAGAGCAGGGCGGAGCAGGAAACGGAGACCCCGGCGACAAGTATCCCTGAAGCTGAGGTGCCGCAGTCCAACGAGGACGACAGCGACGAGGAAGACAAGGGTTCTGCCTCCGCTGCAGCCTCCACTCCTGCTACAA GTAATTCAGATGGAGGTGAGAACCAGGCAGCAGGAAGCACATAG
- the ranbp3b gene encoding ran-binding protein 3b isoform X4: MADLANEDKPAIAPPVFVFQKDKAQKRSAEGSSAEDGEDSDKDEGSYCPPVKRERTSSFPPPHSVPKNNVFMPSSFCQSPTGNSDSEPEEKPMGFRLKPPTLIHGQAPSSDSTCGTNGVKKSPEGSLVSQSFFLNNKEHSTTPAKSLKHENEEDGANGNKDGGRRDKKDSDIPTSFVFGQNIKDRAKLDENSTEDNSKDAAQLDSQTEGTNYFLQYISTPSSKNATNSTDGGAKFVFGQNMSERVLSPPKGEASNEENKEVTVAPASEPSSQETTPEKANSVSESLAESAAAYTKATAKKCILEKVDVKTGEESESNVLQMQCKLYVFEKTAQSWIERGRGLLRLNDMASTDDGTLQSRLVMRTQGSLRLILNTKLWPQMQVDKASEKSVRITAMDTEDQGVKVFLISGSSKDIGQLAAALHHRILALKSRAEQETETPATSIPEAEVPQSNEDDSDEEDKGSASAAASTPATSNSDGGENQAAGST, translated from the exons ATGGCGGACTTGGCAAACGAAG ACAAGCCTGCCATTGCAcctcctgtgtttgttttccaaaaagatAAAGCACAGAAG CGGTCTGCAGAAGGCTCAAGTGCAGAAGATGGCGAGG ATTCAGATAAAGATGAGGGAAGCTATTGCCCCCCTGTGAAAAGGGAACGGACCTCATCATTCCCACCCCCTCATTCTG TTCCCAAGAACAATGTATTCATGCCCTCAAGTTTCTGCCAGTCTCCAACTGGGAACTCTGATTCTGAGCCAG AGGAGAAACCTATGGGGTTCCGTTTAAAGCCACCGACTCTCATACATGGGCAAGCACCGAGCTCTG ATTCCACTTGTGGAACGAACGGTGTGAAAAAGTCGCCAGAAGGATCACTGGTGAGCCAGTCCTTCTTCCTGAACAACAAAGAGCACTCGACTACACCAGCCAAGTCACTG aaacatgaaaatgaggAGGATGGAGCAAATGGCAACAAAGATGGGGGCAGAAGAGACAAGAAAGATTCTGATATCCCTACGTCTTTTGTGTTTGGTCAAAATATCAAAGACAGAGCAAAG ttgGATGAGAATAGCACAGAAGACAACTCAAAAGACGCGGCGCAACTGGACTCTCAAACAGAGGGCACTAATTATTTCTTACAGTACATCTCTACCCCAAG ttCAAAAAATGCCACAAACAGTACAGACGGTGGAGCAAAGTTTGTCTTTGGGCAGAATATGTCTGAAAGAGTTCTG agtCCTCCAAAAGGTGAGGCCTCAAACGAGGAAAATAAAGAAGTTACAGTTGCTCCTGCTTCAGAGCCCTCATCACAGGAAACGACCCCAGAGAAGG CAAACAGTGTGTCAGAGTCTTTGGCAGAATCTGCAGCAGCTTACACCAAAGCCACAGCCAAGAAGTGCATCTTAGAGAAGGTCGATGTGAAAACCGGGGAGGAGTCGGAAAGCAATGTTTTACAG ATGCAGTGCAAGTTGTATGTCTTTGAGAAGACAGCTCAGTCGTGGATAGAGAGAGGTCGAGGATTGCTCAGACTCAATGACATGGCTTCTACTGACGACGGCACGCTACAGTCTCGTCTTG TGATGAGGACGCAGGGCAGTCTGCGGTTGATCCTCAACACAAAACTTTGGCCCCAGATGCAGGTGGACAAGGCCAGTGAGAAGAGTGTGCGAATCACTGCCATGGACACAGAGGACCAGGGGGTCAAGGTCTTCTTAATATCA ggTAGCTCGAAAGACATAGGTCAGCTGGCTGCAGCGTTACATCATCGTATTTTAGCTCTGAAGAGCAGGGCGGAGCAGGAAACGGAGACCCCGGCGACAAGTATCCCTGAAGCTGAGGTGCCGCAGTCCAACGAGGACGACAGCGACGAGGAAGACAAGGGTTCTGCCTCCGCTGCAGCCTCCACTCCTGCTACAA GTAATTCAGATGGAGGTGAGAACCAGGCAGCAGGAAGCACATAG